From the Acetomicrobium thermoterrenum DSM 13490 genome, the window CTGTAGTTCATACCATACACGTGAGCTCCAGCGTTTATTCGCATAATCCAAAGTTTCCTGAAATCGCGTTTTCTGTTGCGTCTGTCCCTGTAAGCATAGCTCAAGGACCTGAGCATTGCTTCTCTTGCTCTTTTAAATACATTCTTTCTGCGGCCGTAATATCCTTTGGTCAGCTTAAATAGCTTGGCCCTTTTATTTTTAGTGGCAGTTCCACCTTTTACTCTGGGCATTATCTTTCACTCCTTATTTAAATCTTGCAATTAATTGGAATAGGGCATTAACTGTTTAATTTTTCTGGCAAATGCCTCATCGAGGTAGCCCTTTTGTTTTAATGCTCTAATGCGTTTTTGATTCTTCTTTCGAAGCAAGTGCCCCCGGTTGACTTTTTTGTAAGCCACTTTTCCGGTAGCTGTTATTTTAAATCTTTTCTTAGCTCCGCTGTGAGTTTTGATTTTTGGCATTGCCATTCCTCCCTTTTGGTTTCATGAATGTAGAAATCAGCTTTGAGACTGCGTATCTTTCGCTGCCTTGCTCTCTGACTTTTGCAGAATAGGTGCCAGCATCATGCGCATATAACGGCCTTCCATCTTCGGGTCCGAATCAGCTTTTCCCAAGCCTTCACAGTCCTTCTTCACCCTTTCGAGCACCTCTCTGCCCTTATCCAAGAAGGCCATCTCTCTGCCGCGGAAAAATATGGACACTTTAACCCTATGGCCACTACCCAAAAAATCCTTGATGGCCTTAACTTTGAAATTATAATCGTGCTCATCGATCTTCGGACGCATTTTTATTTCCTTGACCGTCTGAACTTTCTGTTTTTTGCGAGCCTCTTTGTCTCTTTTTTGTTGTTGATATTTGTATTTGCCGTAATCCATGATCCTACATACG encodes:
- the infC gene encoding translation initiation factor IF-3, yielding MLIDADGSKVGVVPIQQALEMAETRGLDLVEVAPQANPPVCRIMDYGKYKYQQQKRDKEARKKQKVQTVKEIKMRPKIDEHDYNFKVKAIKDFLGSGHRVKVSIFFRGREMAFLDKGREVLERVKKDCEGLGKADSDPKMEGRYMRMMLAPILQKSESKAAKDTQSQS
- the rpmI gene encoding 50S ribosomal protein L35, with amino-acid sequence MPKIKTHSGAKKRFKITATGKVAYKKVNRGHLLRKKNQKRIRALKQKGYLDEAFARKIKQLMPYSN
- the rplT gene encoding 50S ribosomal protein L20, which translates into the protein MPRVKGGTATKNKRAKLFKLTKGYYGRRKNVFKRAREAMLRSLSYAYRDRRNRKRDFRKLWIMRINAGAHVYGMNYSTFISGLRKSGIEINRKMLAELAVSDIEAFGQLVEKAKEALVR